The Stomoxys calcitrans chromosome 3, idStoCalc2.1, whole genome shotgun sequence genome includes a region encoding these proteins:
- the LOC131996294 gene encoding uncharacterized protein LOC131996294 codes for MQQNQKYDISNNQIIKRKFKMRVRDIYTCMLCKMRHSLRYCPKFVMMSVSDRRIVIRKFKYCINCLARSHTIEKCHSEETCRKCRYQHHTMLHPKPTREPKSERSTEVSINLRSRLGQQSQKVNKTSPQGQQRSTTLRKTKQQHSKVQKTAKRYPKTRKNNLPNIMQPDPMLLSEAIKSLASVLCASSVAQVQGRRHGQN; via the exons AtgcaacaaaatcaaaaatatgaCATTTCCAACAACCAG ATCATCAAAAGAAAGTTCAAAATGCGCGTACGTGATATATACACCTGCATGTTGTGCAAGATGCGTCACTCCTTACGGTACTGCCCTAAATTTGTAATGATGAGTGTGTCAGACAGAAGGATCGTTATCCGCAAATTTAAATACTGCATCAATTGTCTTGCGAGGAGCCACACGATAGAAAAATGCCATTCCGAGGAAACGTGCCGCAAGTGCAGGTATCAACATCATACTATGCTGCATCCGAAGCCTACTCGAGAGCCTAAATCCGAGAGGAGCACAGAAGTCAGCATAAATCTCCGTTCTAGACTGGGTCAGCAGTCACAAAAAGTCAATAAAACGTCGCCTCAAGGTCAACAACGATCTACAACCTTAAGAAAGACCAAACAACAACACAGCAAGGTACAAAAGACGGCCAAACGATACCCCAAgacaagaaaaaataatttaccCAATATTATGCAACCAGATCCGATGCTTCTTTCTGAGGCCATAAAGTCTTTGGCGTCCGTGCTTTGTGCATCTTCTGTTGCACAAGTGCAAGGCCGGCGCCATGGACAAAATTGA